The window CCCTCTGCAATGAACTAAACAAGATAGATAACAAAATTGTAGCCCTTGTTGCGGAAGGAAACGCCAGGGAATTCAGAACCGAATTTATGAAACTGATTTCCGAGATTAAGGGGAAAGGGGAAGCACTTGGCGTGGAGGAATTTCTGGAATCCGACATCATTGTACCCCCGGAAGACCTGAGCTTTGAGGAAGCAAAAGCCATATTTACTGGG is drawn from Methanosarcina lacustris Z-7289 and contains these coding sequences:
- the pspAA gene encoding PspA-associated protein PspAA, giving the protein MIIRIMGEGQYRAPEALCNELNKIDNKIVALVAEGNAREFRTEFMKLISEIKGKGEALGVEEFLESDIIVPPEDLSFEEAKAIFTGDGIIED